The Haliotis asinina isolate JCU_RB_2024 chromosome 3, JCU_Hal_asi_v2, whole genome shotgun sequence genome segment CTTTTGACAAGTGAAAGGACAGTTTGGCAAGTAAGCCCCGCCAACCCACGATTTATCAGGTGACCTCAGTGATTTGGCCAGTCCCTGCTTCGAAACTATCTGCCACAGACATGCTGGAAGGCGGTAAAAGAGCCTGGTAGCTCAACTAGTTTTATCGTTTACTACCAATGTCCCTAACTTACCACAGGAGAGAAAGGACTTAGGAACAGAACGGTTTGAAAACCATATAGGCAATCGGAAATCAACACTTCACTGATGTAACTGCTTGGAGTGTAGAGGTCAGTAACACACATCAGACTGGCCTCACAACCTATGAAGTCATAGTTATGAAATTGCTTGGAAGCTTTCTTGCCAGTGAGTAATTGAAAAAATCACCACACTGAGCTCGATAGCAATAATGTGGCAAGAGCAATCTGAGACAGGATTAACAGCTCTCAGCAAACTCTGCTACAAATGTTCAATTCTTCCATTCACTAAAGGAGATGGGGATGGAGCTCCAAGGGTGGAGTGATCAGAGCAAGTGGGTTGCCTGCTTTGGACCAAAACAATACTGTCAGTGTACTTCATTGTATGTCAGTGAATGCACAAAATTATCTGGTAAACAAACAGTTGTCCATCATATGCTCAAGCTAAAACAGGGACAACACAGTCATCAGTTAACCAAATAAATTCCAACTCCTAAATTCCGGATAAAATGACACCTGTAACTAGACAAGGCATCACTGCTGGTACCATTcgcataaaaaaataaaatagaaaCTTGCTGATGATGTAGATGGGAGGAGACACAGATGTAAAAGCAGGCCATGAGTTTACCCCAGTGAGACACCACAACACTGTTACAAGTAATCTATCATAACAGAACTCAGTGAACTATGCGTGAACATCAACGTCTAGTGTCTGGAATAGGAGGGTGAAGGAACGGTTCATCAGCGGGCGTCGAATATCCCAATGCATGAGACAAAAATGTAGCCAGGATCCATGCACTGGACATAAACAGAGCACTGGGAGTAAGTGGTACACTTGGAGACAGAGCTGATCCTACAAGGGATGGACACTCACCAAGAGAAGTCAAGCGACCGGCTCCCTGAGACGAAATGATGTAATAATGACAACAAAGTCTCTGCCACAAGTGCTGCACTAGGTGGGAAGATAATACCAGCCTTACCAGTATCACAAGATGAACCAGTAAACACAGCAAGAGAGGCTCTCCCACTGGGAACAAAGGTTGCATAGGAGACAAGCGCCAAACAGGTAGTATTAGAAGCAAGTGCTGAACTGTGAGTAAGCACTGGGAGTAAGCGTGGAACCAGTAATGCTGTGAAGAAGCGTCAAACTGGCACACTGTAAGTGCTGAACTGGGAACCCTATGAGTAAGTTTTGAATGGGCACACTGTGAGTCAGCGCCGAACCAGGAACAAGCACTGCTCTAAAAAAAAAGCAAGCGGTGTTCTGAATAAAAGCGTTGTCTCCAGTAATTGACACTGAAGAGGTAAGCGATGGTCCAAAATAGCAGGGTAATGTACCGCACTTGACACCAGTATAGTATGAGAAGTAGATGCAGACCTCGCCGAAGTAGACAGCGCTAGACTGAACCGTGCATTCTATGAGTAAGTGCTGATCCGGGCACTCTGTGCTGTTTGTTGAGACATCCACGTATATTTACCTCTCATCATCTGGTTGTATTCACTCTTGGCTTGATTatgatgtagtgagtgagtgtgtgaatttagctttacaccgcactcagcaatattccagccatatggcggcggtctgtaaataatcgagtctgaaccagaatCCAGtaaacaacatgggcatcgatctgcacagttggaaaccaatgacttgtgtcaaccaagtcagccagcctgaccacccaatccagttagtcacctcttatgacaagcatagtcaccttttatggcaagcatgggttgctgaaggcctattctaccctgagatcttcatgggtcgataacgatgtaagaaccTACATCGAAATGTCTATGCATTAAATAAGAAGTTTTCATCTTTAAGTTGTATGTTCCATTTCAATGAACGCTGTGAGTAAGCACCGAACTGGGGGTAAACGGAGCACTGGCTCAAAGTGCCAGGTCCAGACTCTAACCAAAGCGGCGCTCTAGCCTGTGGGAAAGCGATACGCTGAAGTGGATCTATGATCCGTAAGCACTGCTTGTAAAGTGCAATCACATTCTGCTTCAAATTGCATAATGTTAATTCGCTTCACATTCCATAATTTATCCAATTTGGATACGCATGAGCATGCACCATTTGGACACGGAAATGGAGGTAAATAAATGTGTGTGAGGAGAAACAGCAACCCGCATTGTGTCCAAGTTATTGTAGGCTTAAAAAAGAACTGAAGACCTACACTTGAATGAGCAGTTGCAAACAGAACACCATACAGTATTGGCGCCCTGAAGCGGACACCTAATGAGAACAGTACATGAGCAGAAACGCTGACGAACAGGAAGTGAACTGGATtataatcactggattggaGTGACCACTGTAGATAAGCTCGCATGACAAAAGTCACTGTAGGTAAGTTGAATGCCACTCCCGTCAAAGAGATACAGTACCAGTTGTCTCTTTGTCCTGGTAGGACAATCTCTCTTCAAATGTTGAGATGATGAAGGACCCttcgaagaggaagaggagTGCTGCATAATGTGCAATAGGGTAAgtttaaaattttatttttcaacatcattatttttgttttcattattcaggccaaacaaaaaatgtaattattttttgtttaccATTGCAAGTACAGTAACATGGCCACAAGATGTACAAATAATctcatgatatacatgtacacggGTAGAGAGTCACACTCACAGGTGGCAGGTTGAGATCTTTCTCTGGTAGGCTTCTGACTGCATGAGTTCCTCCACCTCGTCACGAGTATAGTCTTTACCCTGCTGGGAAGCCAAGTCGGTGTTGGGGGGTACTTGTACAGCATAATAGACAGTGGCTTTTGGACCATTCAGAACTTCATCAActgtaaacatgtcacttcagcAATCACGTACATGTACTTACCACCACAGCTAGTATATACAGTCAAACACCTCAGCATCAAAGTTGATGGGACCTACATGGACCCACTACTTACAGCTCTCGAAGGTTGGACACAAACACAATATGATGACTAAACAAGGAATATGCAGGAAGCAAGCCTATACTTTGAGCAAGTGTTATTTTGTGCCACTTTTAGaaatttctttttttgtgtGCCACTTTTAGAAATGTTTGATCAAAATCAAGGCACAGGACACAATAAATGGACTTTACACTTTGTAACCAAGAGAAGAATCAAGTCTGTGATTCTGTGTggccaccccactgcccctatTACTTCTCAGTCAATCATAAGTTTGacacatcaacagtagagggcATCACATGTACAAAAGACAGTTCACCGTTATGCGTTCTGTTGGACTACATAAGGGCGGGGGTCAATCATTCTCGTGACTGCCTGATCACAGACAGGGAAATTCTGCAGGTCACACAAAAATGCATCTAAAAGTGTTCATGGAAATAATTTAACAATATTTGCTATGCTTATTTACAGTTGTTCATGTTGACAAAGTTCAACATCATGGTGTTTGACTGTACATGACAAACTTATGCCCTGTCATCAGTTAAGCTATTTAATTAATTAGTAGCAGAGAAAAGTTGTTCCATACTGTGAACATAGCTGATAATAACATAGAACAATGTAGACTATGGAATTCACTTAGTTTCTAGAATAAGCTAAAACAACTAAACTGAAAATTCATCAAACTGAtgttcaatatatttatttaataaacAAGCAATCCAATTCACATTGTCATTTCCATTTTGGGATTAAATACAAAAGATGCTAGTAAAAAATGAGCAGGGAATAGATAAGGAAACATCAGAGCTTTACAAATTCAActttatcatgtttttcaaccaatcagaatgcaGCAAAGACTCTCGTTCATTTTACAAAGATACATAGCAGAATTGAGACCAAAAAACATCACAAATAGCACAAGTCGTAATGCGTATGGACGTTCATtgtttcaaaaaatattttataagaTGTAAGGTATCTAAAATCTTACAAACAGTTGGTCAGGTTATTTCTACTGCTAAAATGTTAATTGCAAAAACACATTCTTATCCTTTTTGCTTTCCAACAAACATAACACAAAACTTACCTTCATTGTCAGCAACAGATGGTACCACCTCCATGGCTTCTTCTTCAACACTCTCATCATCAGCAAACCCCTCATCATCACCTGTCTGATGTCCACCCTCACCACCATGATTTGCACTCATGTTGGCGTAAACACTGAAACAATTATGGCTGCATATGCATCAGGTTAAGAACACAATAATTACAGGGTTTTACAAGACATGCAAATGTGTGTCCACTACGCAG includes the following:
- the LOC137277859 gene encoding uncharacterized protein, which codes for MSANHGGEGGHQTGDDEGFADDESVEEEAMEVVPSVADNEVDEVLNGPKATVYYAVQVPPNTDLASQQGKDYTRDEVEELMQSEAYQRKISTCHLCGKIWFDNVFTANCKECGNFAMTRPCPMCKGQCGRVWNRNLKMSHAYHKDYWIGDCGTQFEASAFSIPSLSDSTEDTTTLTEGLQDLSTS